A stretch of Nonomuraea africana DNA encodes these proteins:
- a CDS encoding WXG100 family type VII secretion target, with the protein MSQPEAETRDPSLLPWKWNWNPTEWGWNVNTDLGSAFNPQPLIDTIVALARALPTLFGGDGTEERLRAAANAHRRLGEELKTLEQAIDGPMDSILKSWKGPAADRFRELWGGIVDRNNRHALTANCTGCATVLDAVAESARLTKQALREIIEAALIWAGLFYALRMAAFLGARLVATAAFARAAQLVTMGIQLLARVGTLFRSMAGILRSLPLIGRLKMPGRLTALAGRAGASVRTGLARPFDAEFLAGLSKASFAKYAKTSGWVWAGVLGTQMTAQVLRGNSFFNLSPSSIVQSMRISTGATLAGTFAPIGGVFWKGGLQGGVAATWGASTVKTGMAVAEGGFAFAQFVAVRNWAISKAKWETQHKWLKGDGQKQVLGFAPTSVFRVWRPLHTNEVPELPPYQAPQAQRVGIWPYQGGSLQEMAAKVYGDASRWQEIYDFNRDLIGPDPKKIKPGTLLTYPLPD; encoded by the coding sequence ATGAGCCAGCCGGAGGCGGAGACCCGCGACCCGAGCCTGCTGCCGTGGAAGTGGAACTGGAACCCCACGGAGTGGGGCTGGAACGTCAACACCGACCTCGGCAGCGCGTTCAACCCGCAGCCGTTGATCGACACCATCGTCGCTCTGGCCAGGGCGCTGCCCACGCTCTTCGGCGGCGACGGCACGGAGGAGCGGCTCAGGGCCGCCGCCAACGCGCACCGGCGGCTGGGTGAGGAGCTCAAGACCCTCGAGCAGGCGATCGACGGCCCCATGGACAGCATCCTGAAGTCGTGGAAGGGCCCGGCCGCCGACCGGTTCCGCGAGCTGTGGGGCGGCATCGTCGACAGGAACAACCGCCACGCGCTCACGGCGAACTGCACCGGATGCGCCACGGTGCTCGACGCGGTCGCCGAGTCCGCCAGGCTGACGAAGCAGGCGCTGAGGGAGATCATCGAGGCGGCCCTGATCTGGGCCGGCCTCTTCTACGCCCTCAGGATGGCGGCCTTCCTCGGCGCCAGGCTCGTCGCGACCGCCGCCTTCGCCCGTGCCGCCCAGCTCGTCACCATGGGCATCCAGTTGCTGGCCAGGGTCGGCACCCTGTTCAGGTCAATGGCGGGCATCCTGCGGTCGCTCCCCCTGATCGGCAGGCTGAAGATGCCCGGACGGCTCACCGCGCTCGCCGGCAGGGCGGGCGCCTCGGTGCGCACCGGCCTGGCCCGCCCGTTCGACGCCGAGTTCCTCGCGGGGCTCAGCAAGGCCTCCTTCGCCAAGTACGCCAAGACCTCGGGCTGGGTGTGGGCGGGCGTGCTGGGCACGCAGATGACCGCGCAGGTGCTCAGAGGCAACAGCTTCTTCAACCTGAGCCCCTCCTCCATCGTGCAGTCGATGCGGATCTCCACGGGCGCGACGCTGGCCGGCACCTTCGCCCCCATCGGCGGCGTGTTCTGGAAGGGCGGCCTGCAGGGTGGCGTGGCCGCGACCTGGGGCGCGAGCACCGTGAAGACCGGCATGGCGGTCGCGGAGGGCGGCTTCGCCTTCGCCCAGTTCGTCGCCGTCCGCAACTGGGCGATCTCGAAGGCGAAGTGGGAGACGCAGCACAAGTGGCTGAAGGGCGACGGCCAGAAGCAGGTGCTCGGCTTCGCCCCCACGTCGGTCTTCAGGGTGTGGCGGCCCCTGCACACGAACGAGGTGCCTGAGCTGCCCCCGTACCAGGCGCCACAGGCGCAGCGGGTCGGCATCTGGCCCTACCAGGGCGGCTCGCTACAGGAGATGGCCGCCAAGGTGTACGGCGACGCGAGCCGCTGGCAGGAGATCTACGACTTCAACCGCGACCTCATCGGCCCCGACCCCAAGAAGATCAAACCCGGAACGCTGCTGACCTATCCCCTGCCCGACTAG
- a CDS encoding FtsK/SpoIIIE domain-containing protein has protein sequence MRIMLTVLDQHGDRDVVIEGDAGTTVARVAEALAGPPEEPLAKVVRLSRNRAPYGLGGAEPRVPRQRGETRVSTGGHRDHVRPADTLAAASGLGFDGPTVWRDGRPVDPRAPVRAVLRNGDRITLRPGLASLTVVAEPGGVAEVRVVGGPQAGSVHRLGLGVHVIGADPTCAIAVQDPSLAAQAAILRVTPDSINVEPPPRKPQEPPRRKAKGRYAEELDELALRDTPPMGEPPEITLDGEPVTGPADWPEHALLAAGSSLFTLTAIEPADAHLAPHPDGGLAYNRPPRLRRPDTARRFGVPQEPRRAETMRLQLLAALLPAVLGVTMMLVTGQWYYLLIALMTPLIMLGQWWSDRRHGRRQHKRSVRQYKEDLAAFREEVEEARRNDERARRAAAPDPAEVLLTATGPRRRLWERRIHDADALRLRVGLADLPADLEFDQPYESPVCRKVPVALPMRRLGVAGVTGAREVTAALVSWMIAQAAALHSPRDLAIVVISASADAEERWGWTRWLPHCAPHGGEDCVVLVGADPEAAARRVAELTALIDERLNTSIPDFGKVPTGWDDLGGPETDKRPSYDERPYDVLVVLDGAQVLRGLQGMPQVLRQGPRAGVYTLAVDEEQRLLPEECETVAACGLDGQVRLRGGGLDTLGPALTDQVPNEWCERLARALSPLRDVSRDDPNGSLPEAVRLLDLLHPPVRWEGPTTEVLLGVGPEGPFTVDLAKDGPHALIAGTTGAGKSELLQTMICALAARNRPDQLTFVLIDYKGGAAFKDCARLPHTVGMVSDLDGHLTQRALTSLAAEIRRRERLLLDADAKDIDDYPGTLPRLVLIIDEFAALVAELPDFVAGLVDIARRGRSLGIHLILATQRPAGVVTADIQANTSLRIALRVTEAAESADVIGIPDAAHISKATPGRCYVKHVAVQAARVGGRAPGDAQAQPRAVELGWSALGRPLPSAPEPLDGLAVTDLAILADTIAAAAERADVPEQPSPWLPPLPARVVVAEPRGLEFGVTDLPWAQERRPLALDLERGGHLLIAGAARSGRSTALRTIAGAIAATESPADVHLHVIDCGSGAMLPLVALPHCGAVVTRDQLDRVERLLARLREEVGRRQQLLAEAGHASLAEYRAAGHRLPWLVLMVDRWEGYVAAFEGYDYGRLTEALLQLLREGPAVGLRAVVTGDRSALLGQVSTVFDERLILRLADPADYGLAGLPVKDLPAAMPPGRALSAGEHGVVESQIALLAPDPSGPTQVAALQALARSREAEGEAPLRVDALPMRVTAAQALELGPPGGGPLWALLGVGGDALAPVGVDLLAHGPGAVIAGPPRSGRSSALLTAARSLISAGTPVVAVVPRRSPLRELEGALAVLDGNGTGLRELLEGRERYVVVVDDAELINPDAPLGALLEETLRTGRDGEHGLIVAGSTGDLSTAYRGFVAETRKSRTGLLLSVQSPADGDLFTVRLPRGAVGGPPGRGLLVTTGTVTPIQAALPG, from the coding sequence ATGCGGATCATGCTCACCGTGCTCGACCAGCACGGCGACCGTGACGTCGTGATCGAGGGCGACGCGGGCACGACGGTCGCCAGGGTGGCCGAGGCGCTGGCGGGCCCGCCGGAGGAGCCGCTGGCCAAGGTGGTCCGCCTGTCCAGGAACCGGGCCCCGTACGGCCTGGGCGGCGCCGAGCCCCGCGTCCCGCGGCAGCGCGGCGAGACGCGCGTGTCCACCGGCGGGCACCGCGATCACGTCCGACCGGCCGACACCCTCGCGGCCGCCTCCGGCCTGGGGTTCGACGGGCCGACGGTGTGGCGCGACGGCCGTCCCGTCGATCCGCGGGCCCCGGTCCGAGCGGTCCTGCGCAACGGCGACAGGATCACCCTGCGCCCCGGCCTCGCGAGCCTCACCGTGGTCGCCGAGCCGGGCGGCGTGGCCGAGGTGCGCGTGGTGGGCGGCCCGCAGGCGGGCTCGGTGCACCGCCTCGGCCTGGGCGTCCACGTGATCGGCGCCGACCCGACCTGCGCGATCGCCGTCCAGGACCCCTCGCTGGCGGCCCAGGCCGCGATCCTCCGCGTGACCCCCGACTCGATCAACGTCGAGCCCCCGCCGCGGAAGCCGCAGGAGCCCCCGCGCAGGAAGGCCAAGGGCAGGTACGCCGAGGAGCTCGACGAGCTGGCGCTGAGGGACACGCCGCCCATGGGCGAGCCGCCCGAGATCACCCTGGACGGCGAGCCGGTCACCGGGCCCGCCGACTGGCCCGAGCACGCCCTGCTGGCCGCGGGCTCCTCGCTCTTCACGCTGACCGCGATCGAACCCGCCGACGCTCACCTGGCCCCGCATCCCGACGGCGGGCTCGCCTACAACCGCCCGCCCAGGCTGCGCCGTCCCGACACCGCGCGCAGGTTCGGGGTGCCCCAGGAACCCAGGCGGGCCGAGACGATGCGGCTGCAGTTGCTCGCCGCCCTGCTGCCCGCGGTGCTCGGCGTGACGATGATGCTGGTCACCGGGCAGTGGTACTACCTGCTCATCGCGCTCATGACCCCGCTCATCATGCTCGGCCAGTGGTGGAGCGACCGGCGGCACGGACGCAGGCAGCACAAGCGCTCCGTCCGGCAGTACAAGGAGGATCTCGCGGCCTTCCGTGAGGAGGTCGAGGAGGCCAGGAGGAACGACGAGCGGGCCCGCAGGGCCGCCGCCCCCGATCCCGCCGAGGTGCTGCTCACCGCGACGGGGCCGCGCAGGCGGCTGTGGGAGCGCAGGATCCACGACGCCGACGCGCTCAGGCTGCGGGTCGGTCTCGCCGACCTGCCCGCCGACCTGGAGTTCGACCAGCCGTACGAGAGCCCTGTCTGCAGGAAGGTGCCCGTGGCGCTGCCGATGCGACGCCTCGGCGTCGCGGGCGTCACGGGCGCGCGCGAGGTGACGGCGGCCCTGGTGAGCTGGATGATCGCCCAGGCGGCCGCGCTGCACAGCCCTCGCGACCTGGCCATCGTGGTGATCTCGGCGAGCGCCGACGCCGAGGAGCGGTGGGGCTGGACTCGCTGGCTGCCGCACTGCGCGCCCCACGGCGGTGAAGACTGCGTGGTGCTGGTGGGTGCCGATCCGGAGGCGGCGGCCCGGCGGGTGGCGGAGCTGACCGCGCTGATCGACGAGCGGCTCAACACCTCGATCCCCGACTTCGGCAAGGTCCCGACCGGCTGGGACGACCTGGGCGGCCCCGAGACCGACAAGCGGCCCTCCTACGACGAGCGCCCCTACGACGTGCTGGTCGTGCTCGACGGCGCGCAGGTGCTGCGCGGCCTGCAGGGGATGCCGCAGGTGCTGCGGCAGGGCCCGCGCGCGGGCGTCTACACGCTGGCGGTGGACGAGGAGCAGCGGCTGCTGCCCGAGGAGTGCGAGACCGTGGCCGCCTGCGGCCTCGACGGGCAGGTACGGCTGCGCGGCGGCGGCCTCGACACGCTCGGCCCCGCGCTGACCGACCAGGTGCCGAACGAGTGGTGCGAGCGTCTGGCCAGGGCGCTCTCCCCGCTGCGCGACGTCTCCCGCGACGACCCGAACGGCAGCCTGCCCGAGGCGGTGCGCCTGCTCGACCTGCTGCACCCGCCGGTCCGGTGGGAGGGGCCGACCACCGAGGTCCTGCTGGGCGTCGGCCCCGAGGGCCCGTTCACCGTCGACCTGGCCAAGGACGGCCCGCACGCCCTGATCGCGGGCACGACCGGCGCGGGCAAGTCGGAGCTGCTCCAGACGATGATCTGCGCGCTCGCCGCCCGCAACCGGCCCGACCAGCTGACCTTCGTGCTGATCGACTACAAGGGCGGCGCCGCCTTCAAGGACTGCGCGCGCCTGCCGCACACCGTGGGCATGGTCAGCGACCTCGACGGCCACCTGACCCAGCGGGCGCTGACCTCGCTGGCCGCCGAGATCAGGCGCAGGGAACGGCTGCTCCTCGACGCGGACGCCAAGGACATCGACGACTACCCTGGCACGCTGCCCCGCCTGGTGCTGATCATCGACGAGTTCGCCGCGCTGGTCGCCGAGCTGCCCGACTTCGTGGCCGGCCTGGTCGACATCGCGCGCAGGGGCCGCTCGCTCGGCATCCACCTGATCCTGGCCACGCAGCGGCCCGCGGGCGTGGTGACCGCCGACATCCAGGCCAACACCTCGCTGCGGATCGCGCTCAGGGTGACAGAGGCCGCCGAGTCGGCCGACGTCATCGGCATCCCCGACGCGGCGCACATCTCCAAGGCGACGCCCGGCCGGTGCTACGTGAAGCACGTGGCGGTGCAGGCGGCCCGGGTGGGCGGCCGCGCGCCGGGCGACGCGCAGGCGCAGCCGCGCGCGGTGGAGCTCGGGTGGAGCGCGCTGGGCAGGCCGCTGCCGTCCGCGCCCGAGCCTCTCGACGGCCTGGCGGTCACCGACCTGGCGATCCTGGCCGACACGATCGCAGCGGCGGCGGAGCGGGCCGACGTTCCCGAGCAGCCGAGCCCGTGGCTGCCGCCGCTGCCCGCGCGGGTGGTCGTGGCCGAGCCCCGGGGCCTCGAGTTCGGGGTGACCGACCTGCCGTGGGCGCAGGAGCGGCGGCCGCTCGCGCTCGACCTGGAGCGCGGCGGCCATCTGCTCATCGCGGGCGCGGCGCGCAGCGGCAGGTCCACCGCGCTGCGCACGATCGCGGGCGCCATCGCCGCCACCGAGTCGCCCGCCGACGTGCACCTGCACGTCATTGACTGCGGCTCGGGCGCGATGCTGCCGCTGGTCGCGCTCCCGCACTGCGGTGCGGTCGTCACCCGCGACCAGCTCGACCGGGTCGAACGGCTGCTCGCCAGGTTGCGCGAGGAGGTGGGCCGCAGGCAGCAACTGCTGGCCGAGGCGGGGCACGCCTCGCTGGCCGAGTACCGCGCGGCGGGACACCGGCTGCCGTGGCTGGTGCTCATGGTCGACAGGTGGGAGGGATACGTCGCGGCGTTCGAGGGCTACGACTACGGCAGGCTCACCGAGGCACTGCTCCAGCTGCTGCGCGAGGGACCGGCCGTCGGCCTGCGCGCGGTGGTGACCGGCGACCGCTCGGCGCTGCTCGGCCAGGTGTCCACCGTCTTCGACGAGCGGCTGATCCTGCGGCTGGCCGACCCCGCCGACTACGGGCTCGCCGGGCTGCCGGTCAAGGACCTGCCCGCCGCCATGCCACCAGGCCGCGCCCTGTCGGCGGGCGAGCACGGCGTCGTGGAGAGCCAGATCGCCCTGCTCGCCCCCGACCCGTCCGGCCCCACCCAGGTGGCCGCGCTGCAGGCGCTGGCCCGCTCCCGCGAGGCGGAGGGCGAGGCTCCGCTGCGGGTCGACGCCCTGCCGATGCGCGTCACCGCCGCCCAAGCGCTCGAGCTGGGCCCGCCCGGCGGCGGGCCGCTGTGGGCGCTGCTCGGCGTCGGGGGCGACGCGCTGGCCCCCGTGGGCGTGGACCTGCTCGCCCACGGCCCCGGCGCGGTCATCGCGGGCCCTCCCCGGTCGGGCCGCTCGTCCGCGCTGCTCACCGCGGCGCGCTCGCTTATCTCCGCGGGCACGCCCGTGGTCGCCGTCGTCCCCCGCCGCAGCCCGCTGCGCGAGCTGGAGGGCGCGCTGGCCGTCCTGGACGGCAACGGCACGGGGCTGCGCGAGCTGCTGGAAGGGCGCGAGCGCTACGTCGTCGTCGTGGACGACGCGGAGCTGATCAACCCCGACGCCCCGCTCGGCGCGCTGCTGGAGGAGACGCTCAGAACCGGCAGGGACGGCGAGCACGGGCTGATCGTCGCGGGCTCGACCGGCGACCTGTCCACCGCCTACCGGGGCTTCGTCGCCGAGACGCGCAAATCGCGCACCGGGCTGCTGCTGTCGGTGCAGAGCCCCGCCGACGGGGACCTGTTCACCGTGCGGTTGCCGAGGGGCGCGGTGGGCGGCCCGCCGGGCAGGGGGCTGCTGGTGACGACGGGCACCGTGACACCGATCCAGGCGGCGCTGCCCGGCTAA
- the eccB gene encoding type VII secretion protein EccB, with protein sequence MQTRKDLYQAHRLMQQRLGMALLQAEPDVPESPMRRQNIAMFCGILLAVLVMAVFGIWGLVKPGGATKLTEAGQLLVEEESGALYVYSQQERKLLPVSNYVSARLLLDAAEIKVRNVSAASLDDFARGPLVGIPGAPNSLPKRDKLVKAPWSVCVVEGDDPSVGRRAYTTLVGGTELGGTPVGEGAMVVNDGHQNWVIWADRRMKVSPAGVRTLGVQPRKVPPAWLNAIPPGRDFAAPPVPRRGQKVRGSDGKVAAVVGQVFTVPPLPGGEARWYVLLADGFAPISETQARLLLEDSASKRAYGTRKVLPITTDAASVNASPSAQRPIENNGMPATMPKVINPPLSAPLCAVYADTLKGSVSARLTTGSRVPLAPPKTPADPEHFDQVLLPHGSAAVAGLLPGEKQLGSVTQFFLITDQGRRFPLQSGAQLATFGYEATDVAPIPSSILHLIPEGPKLDPAAALKPVALN encoded by the coding sequence ATGCAGACCAGGAAGGATCTTTACCAGGCGCACCGGCTGATGCAGCAGCGCCTGGGCATGGCCCTGCTGCAGGCGGAGCCCGACGTGCCGGAGTCCCCCATGCGGCGCCAGAACATCGCGATGTTCTGCGGGATCCTGCTCGCCGTCCTGGTGATGGCGGTCTTCGGCATCTGGGGGCTGGTCAAGCCGGGCGGAGCCACCAAGCTCACCGAGGCGGGGCAGCTCCTGGTCGAGGAGGAGAGCGGCGCCCTCTACGTCTACAGCCAGCAGGAGCGCAAGCTGCTGCCGGTCAGCAACTACGTCTCGGCCAGGCTGCTGCTCGACGCCGCCGAGATCAAGGTGCGCAACGTCTCGGCCGCCTCGCTCGACGACTTCGCCCGAGGGCCGCTGGTGGGCATTCCGGGGGCGCCCAACTCGCTGCCGAAGCGCGACAAGCTGGTCAAGGCGCCGTGGTCGGTCTGCGTCGTGGAGGGCGACGACCCCTCGGTGGGCCGCAGGGCGTACACCACGCTGGTCGGCGGCACCGAGCTCGGCGGCACGCCGGTCGGGGAGGGGGCGATGGTCGTCAACGACGGCCACCAGAACTGGGTCATCTGGGCCGACCGCCGGATGAAGGTCTCCCCCGCGGGGGTGCGCACGCTCGGCGTCCAGCCCAGGAAGGTGCCTCCTGCCTGGCTCAACGCCATCCCGCCCGGCCGCGACTTCGCCGCGCCCCCCGTGCCGCGGCGCGGACAGAAGGTCAGGGGAAGCGACGGCAAGGTCGCCGCGGTCGTCGGCCAGGTGTTCACCGTGCCCCCGCTCCCCGGTGGAGAGGCGCGCTGGTACGTGCTGCTCGCCGACGGGTTCGCGCCAATCTCCGAAACGCAGGCCAGGCTCCTGCTGGAGGACTCGGCCAGCAAGAGGGCGTACGGCACGCGCAAGGTCCTGCCCATCACGACCGACGCGGCCTCGGTGAACGCCTCCCCCTCCGCGCAGCGGCCGATCGAGAACAACGGCATGCCCGCGACGATGCCCAAGGTGATCAATCCGCCGCTCTCCGCGCCGCTGTGCGCGGTCTACGCCGACACGCTGAAGGGCTCGGTCTCGGCCAGGCTGACCACGGGCAGCCGCGTCCCGCTGGCCCCTCCCAAGACCCCCGCCGACCCCGAGCACTTCGACCAGGTGCTGCTGCCGCACGGCTCGGCGGCGGTCGCGGGCCTGCTGCCGGGCGAGAAGCAGCTCGGTTCGGTCACCCAGTTCTTCCTGATCACCGACCAGGGCCGCAGGTTCCCCCTCCAGTCGGGCGCCCAGCTGGCCACCTTCGGCTACGAGGCGACCGATGTGGCGCCGATCCCCTCGTCGATCCTGCACCTGATTCCGGAGGGGCCGAAACTCGACCCTGCCGCCGCCCTCAAACCTGTCGCCCTTAACTAG
- a CDS encoding type II secretion system F family protein: MIGIDPLALLSGAAVGGGLFLLVLSLYGVRPRPRSAPRHLVRTLSTRTAVAAILATVILAVTQWPVMAGGAALLVFAWRGLSGGAASERAAMVRLEGLAAWTESLRDTIAGAAGLEQAIPSSIRAAAPMLRPHLRAMVDRLHTRMALPDALRLFADELDDPSADLVIAALILNSRLRGPGLRDVLGALAVSAREELDMRRRVEAERRSTRRSVQIVVLTALGFAAALVVFNPSYVAEYRSLLGQAVLVVVAGLFGAGFAWMRRLARFDKPTRLLGVDPPTGGAHG; encoded by the coding sequence ATGATCGGCATCGATCCCCTGGCCCTGCTGTCCGGCGCCGCCGTCGGCGGCGGCCTGTTCCTCCTCGTTCTCTCCTTGTACGGCGTGCGCCCGCGCCCCCGATCCGCGCCCCGCCACCTGGTGCGCACCCTGTCGACCCGTACGGCCGTCGCGGCGATCCTGGCCACGGTGATCCTCGCGGTGACGCAGTGGCCGGTGATGGCCGGTGGCGCGGCGCTGCTCGTCTTCGCCTGGCGAGGACTGTCGGGCGGGGCAGCCTCGGAACGCGCCGCCATGGTCCGCCTCGAGGGGCTGGCCGCCTGGACCGAGTCGCTGCGCGACACCATCGCCGGAGCCGCGGGCCTGGAGCAGGCCATTCCCTCCTCGATCAGGGCCGCGGCGCCCATGCTCCGCCCGCACCTGCGCGCCATGGTCGACCGCCTGCACACGCGGATGGCGCTGCCCGACGCGCTGCGGCTGTTCGCCGACGAGCTCGACGACCCTTCGGCCGATCTGGTCATCGCCGCGCTGATCCTCAACTCGAGGCTGCGCGGGCCCGGGCTGCGAGACGTGCTGGGCGCCCTCGCGGTCTCGGCGCGCGAGGAGCTCGACATGCGTCGCCGGGTCGAAGCCGAGCGCCGCTCCACCCGCCGATCGGTGCAGATCGTCGTGCTCACCGCGCTCGGTTTCGCGGCGGCGCTGGTCGTCTTCAATCCCTCCTACGTGGCCGAGTACCGGTCGCTGCTCGGACAGGCCGTCCTGGTGGTGGTGGCGGGACTGTTCGGCGCCGGGTTCGCCTGGATGCGCAGGCTGGCCCGCTTCGACAAACCGACCAGGTTGCTCGGCGTCGACCCACCCACGGGAGGTGCCCATGGTTGA
- a CDS encoding type II secretion system F family protein, with product MVEGVLAGGVLGLGVFLLMRALFPARPGLVARLVALDAAREDTDAPGLRLVLPDEEVGAFRRGLGIRLARLYAARGWEVRSIRADLALVGRSFEGFLATKALLAAGGLLAFPVLVGWLVLMEWGVSLTIPFWAALAVSLLFFVLPDLQIRRDAAAKRRDFRHVVGAFLDLVSMNLAGGRGVPEALMMAVSVSGDSPNWAMSRIREALSGARIVGITPWQALGQLGEEINVDELRDLSAALGLVADDGAKVRASLTARAATLRRRELAEIEGRAGERSQSMLVAQLLLCAGFVIFLSFPAAMKMLGS from the coding sequence ATGGTTGAGGGAGTGCTGGCCGGAGGGGTGCTCGGGCTGGGGGTGTTCCTCCTGATGCGGGCGCTCTTCCCGGCCAGGCCCGGGCTCGTCGCCCGCCTCGTCGCGCTCGACGCCGCCAGGGAGGACACCGACGCCCCCGGGCTCCGGCTCGTGCTCCCCGACGAGGAGGTCGGCGCGTTCAGACGCGGTCTCGGGATCCGCCTGGCCAGACTCTACGCCGCCAGGGGCTGGGAGGTCCGCTCGATCAGAGCCGATCTGGCGCTGGTCGGACGCTCGTTCGAGGGCTTCCTGGCCACCAAGGCGCTGCTGGCCGCCGGTGGGCTGCTCGCCTTTCCCGTCCTGGTCGGATGGCTGGTGCTCATGGAGTGGGGGGTGTCGCTGACCATCCCGTTCTGGGCGGCGCTGGCCGTGTCGCTGCTGTTCTTCGTCCTGCCCGACCTGCAGATCAGGCGCGACGCGGCGGCCAAGCGGCGCGACTTCCGGCACGTGGTGGGCGCCTTCCTCGACCTGGTCTCCATGAACCTCGCGGGCGGCAGGGGCGTCCCCGAGGCGCTCATGATGGCCGTATCGGTCAGCGGCGACTCCCCGAACTGGGCGATGTCCCGCATCCGCGAGGCGCTCAGCGGGGCCAGGATCGTCGGCATCACCCCGTGGCAGGCGCTCGGCCAGCTCGGCGAGGAGATCAACGTCGACGAGCTGCGCGACCTGTCCGCCGCTCTCGGGCTGGTGGCCGACGACGGCGCGAAGGTCCGCGCCTCGCTGACCGCCCGCGCCGCCACCCTCCGCCGCCGCGAACTCGCCGAGATCGAGGGACGGGCGGGGGAGCGGTCCCAGTCCATGCTCGTCGCCCAGCTCCTGCTGTGCGCCGGGTTCGTGATCTTTCTCAGTTTTCCCGCCGCTATGAAGATGTTGGGGTCGTGA
- a CDS encoding CpaF family protein has protein sequence MTIDHSLVKRFRQEVGDRLAHQRRLDQANGMPAMTGEDERQFARALISQVLEEFARGEIGSGRTPPTLEEEEALAAGIHAALFGVGRLQPLLDDDEVENIDINGCDRVFVSYADGQELTHEPVAESDEELIELIQILAAYSGLSSRPFDTANPQLDLRLPDGSRLSAVMDVTVRPAVSIRRARLGKVFLSDLVGNGTLTPLVGRFLTAAVAARKNIMIAGSTNAGKTTLLRALANEIPAHERLITVERALELGLDQFPELHPNVVAFEQRLPNSEGQGEITMAELVRRSLRMNPSRVIVGEVLGDEIVTMLNAMTQGNDGSLSTIHANSSMEVFNRISTYALQAAERLPIDATHMLIAGAIDFVVFIEKRNDYAAGGTLRRFVSSVREVNGVDGRVLSSEIFAPGPDGTAVPHAPVSCLDELAPHGYAPGAW, from the coding sequence ATGACCATCGACCACTCGCTGGTGAAGCGGTTCCGCCAGGAGGTCGGCGACCGCCTGGCCCACCAGCGCCGCCTCGACCAGGCCAACGGCATGCCCGCCATGACGGGCGAGGACGAGCGGCAGTTCGCCCGCGCGCTGATCTCCCAGGTGCTCGAGGAGTTCGCGCGCGGCGAGATCGGCTCCGGCCGTACCCCGCCCACGCTGGAAGAGGAGGAGGCGCTCGCGGCCGGGATCCACGCCGCGCTGTTCGGCGTCGGCCGCCTCCAGCCGCTGCTCGACGACGACGAGGTCGAGAACATCGACATCAACGGCTGTGATCGTGTGTTCGTCAGCTACGCCGACGGCCAGGAGCTCACCCACGAGCCCGTCGCCGAGTCCGACGAGGAGCTGATCGAGCTCATCCAGATCCTGGCCGCCTACTCGGGCCTGTCCAGCAGGCCGTTCGACACCGCCAACCCGCAGCTCGACCTGCGCCTGCCCGACGGCTCACGGCTGTCGGCCGTCATGGACGTGACCGTACGGCCCGCCGTCTCGATCCGCAGGGCCAGGCTCGGCAAGGTGTTCCTGTCCGACCTCGTGGGCAACGGCACGCTCACCCCGCTGGTCGGGCGCTTCCTCACCGCCGCCGTCGCCGCCCGCAAGAACATCATGATCGCCGGGTCCACCAACGCGGGCAAGACCACGCTGCTGCGGGCGCTGGCCAACGAGATCCCCGCCCACGAACGGCTGATCACCGTCGAGCGCGCGCTCGAACTCGGCCTCGACCAGTTCCCTGAGCTCCACCCGAACGTCGTCGCCTTCGAGCAGCGCCTGCCCAACTCCGAGGGCCAGGGCGAGATCACCATGGCCGAGCTGGTACGCCGATCCCTCCGCATGAACCCGTCGCGGGTGATCGTCGGCGAGGTGCTCGGCGACGAGATCGTCACCATGCTGAACGCGATGACCCAGGGCAACGACGGCTCCCTGTCCACCATCCACGCCAACTCCAGCATGGAGGTCTTCAACCGCATCTCCACCTACGCGCTCCAGGCCGCCGAGCGGCTGCCCATCGACGCCACCCACATGCTCATCGCGGGCGCCATCGACTTCGTGGTCTTCATCGAGAAGCGCAACGACTACGCGGCGGGCGGCACCCTGCGGCGCTTCGTGTCGAGCGTGCGCGAGGTGAACGGGGTCGACGGGCGCGTCCTGTCCAGCGAGATCTTCGCGCCGGGGCCCGACGGCACCGCCGTACCGCACGCGCCCGTCTCCTGCCTCGACGAGCTCGCCCCGCACGGCTACGCCCCCGGAGCCTGGTGA